The Mucilaginibacter terrenus genome has a segment encoding these proteins:
- a CDS encoding ABC transporter ATP-binding protein, which produces METILNISAVSKTYKSAGRSLTVLDNVNFAIATGSTNAIVGPSGSGKTTLLGLCAGLDSASSGIVELSGVNLTGLSEDKRAQVRNQHVGFIFQNFQLLPTLTALENVMVPLELRGERNIKARSLELLDKVGLADRGHHYPAQLSGGEQQRVSLARAFSNSPKILFADEPTGNLDAETSERVVKLIFDLNREAGTTLVLVTHDPELAAKTQRILRIKGGKLVSDDKTGN; this is translated from the coding sequence TTGGAAACAATATTAAATATATCGGCCGTAAGTAAAACTTATAAGAGTGCTGGGCGCAGTTTAACTGTTCTCGATAATGTAAATTTCGCTATTGCTACAGGTTCTACCAACGCTATCGTAGGCCCGTCAGGTAGTGGCAAAACAACTCTGCTTGGCCTTTGCGCCGGGTTAGATAGTGCAAGCAGTGGAATAGTAGAACTAAGCGGTGTAAATCTTACCGGTTTAAGTGAAGACAAGCGTGCACAGGTGCGCAATCAGCACGTTGGCTTCATCTTTCAAAACTTTCAGCTACTACCTACCCTGACTGCTTTAGAAAACGTAATGGTTCCCCTTGAGCTTCGTGGAGAACGAAACATTAAAGCACGATCTTTAGAGCTGCTGGACAAAGTAGGCCTTGCTGATCGGGGACACCACTACCCTGCCCAACTATCCGGAGGTGAGCAACAGAGGGTTTCGTTAGCCAGGGCTTTCTCAAATTCGCCGAAAATTTTGTTTGCTGATGAACCTACTGGCAACCTTGATGCTGAGACCAGCGAAAGGGTTGTAAAGCTGATATTCGACCTGAACCGGGAAGCCGGTACTACACTGGTGCTGGTAACACATGACCCCGAACTGGCTGCTAAAACCCAACGAATTTTGCGGATAAAAGGCGGAAAGCTGGTGTCTGACGATAAAACAGGTAACTAA
- a CDS encoding ABC transporter permease codes for MENLNYNRGINFGWLFKMAWRDSRRNRARLLLFISSIIFGIAALVAIYSFKYNIQNDVDEQAATLIGADLTVNGNKQPDKTLQKFLDSLSGDRSEERAFVSMVYFPRTNGTRLTQVKALQGNFPYYGSLETMPVSAGKSFKTGQYALVDKTLMLQFNVKVNDTVRIGNAAFVIAGALDKAPGQTGISSGVAPVVYIPMQYMQQTGLMQKGSRINYSYYFKVPAGTNMDKLSKRIEAVTEKADFNYDTIATRKENTGRSFGDLSRFLSLVGFIALLLGCVGVASAINIYIREKIASIAIMRCMGVKSSEAFLIYLIQILGIGLIGSIAGALLGSAIQRLLPMVLKDFLPVEISTNISWLAVGEGIGLGVVISILFALLPLINIRNISPLNTLRMSFDEVITRRDPLRWLVYLLVLLFVVAFSYLQLNDWMGAVVFTISIVIAFLILNAIAWLLIRFTRLLVMNSWSYIWRQGFANLYRPNNQTIILTVSIGLSTAFICTLFLIQQLLISQVSLSSSGNQSNMILFDIQTSQKEAIAELTKKEGLPVLSQVPIITMRLDKVNGHTVAEAKKDSNLHISPRAFSYEYRVTYRDSLTSSEQVTSGEFIGKAERGKDIPVSAEERFAKRINVKVGDKLVFNVQGVQMPAYVSSIRKVNWNKISTNFQVVFPAGALEDAPQFNVLLTHVPSEKVSAKYQQAVVQRFPNISMIDLGLVLTVLDELLDKIGYVIKFMSGFSIITGIIVLISSVRISKYQRIQESVLLRTLGASRRQIFSITALEYLFLGALSALTGVIIAIASSWLLARYSFDMPYKVNFMPVAIIFSAITLLTVIIGLLNSRGILNKPPLEILRANA; via the coding sequence ATGGAAAACTTAAACTATAATCGTGGGATTAACTTCGGCTGGCTGTTTAAAATGGCATGGCGGGACAGCCGGCGTAATCGCGCGCGATTACTGCTGTTTATCTCTTCTATAATATTTGGTATAGCTGCGTTAGTGGCTATATACTCGTTTAAATACAACATTCAAAATGATGTAGATGAGCAAGCCGCTACCTTAATTGGTGCCGATCTTACGGTAAACGGCAACAAGCAACCAGACAAAACACTCCAGAAGTTTTTAGACTCGTTAAGCGGCGACCGTTCTGAGGAACGTGCCTTTGTATCCATGGTCTACTTTCCACGCACTAATGGCACCAGGCTTACACAGGTTAAAGCTCTGCAAGGCAATTTTCCTTATTATGGCTCACTGGAGACCATGCCGGTAAGTGCCGGTAAGTCCTTCAAAACAGGACAATATGCGCTTGTGGATAAGACGCTTATGCTGCAGTTTAACGTAAAAGTGAATGATACGGTACGTATTGGCAATGCTGCGTTTGTAATTGCAGGTGCACTGGACAAAGCACCCGGACAAACTGGTATCTCATCGGGTGTGGCTCCGGTGGTTTACATACCCATGCAATATATGCAGCAGACCGGATTGATGCAAAAAGGAAGCCGTATAAACTACAGCTACTACTTTAAGGTACCAGCCGGTACTAATATGGACAAGCTTAGCAAGCGCATAGAGGCTGTAACTGAAAAAGCAGACTTTAACTACGACACTATAGCCACTCGGAAAGAAAATACGGGGAGATCCTTTGGTGACCTGTCCCGCTTTCTTTCACTTGTTGGATTCATAGCCTTGCTTTTGGGCTGTGTTGGGGTAGCGAGCGCTATAAACATTTATATCCGCGAGAAGATTGCCTCAATCGCTATCATGCGCTGCATGGGAGTAAAATCGTCAGAAGCATTCCTAATCTACCTTATCCAAATATTAGGTATTGGGCTAATTGGTTCGATAGCCGGTGCTTTACTTGGATCTGCGATCCAGCGTTTATTGCCAATGGTATTAAAGGACTTTTTACCTGTTGAAATTTCAACCAACATATCCTGGTTGGCTGTTGGGGAGGGAATTGGTTTGGGAGTAGTAATATCAATACTATTTGCTTTATTACCGCTCATCAATATCCGTAACATCTCGCCGTTGAATACGCTCAGGATGTCTTTTGATGAGGTAATAACCCGGCGCGATCCCTTGCGCTGGCTGGTGTATCTGTTGGTATTGCTTTTTGTCGTAGCATTCTCCTACTTGCAACTGAACGACTGGATGGGTGCGGTTGTGTTCACCATTAGCATAGTCATCGCCTTTCTCATTCTTAATGCAATTGCATGGCTGCTTATCCGTTTTACCAGGCTACTGGTAATGAATTCATGGAGCTACATTTGGCGGCAAGGTTTTGCAAACCTTTACAGGCCTAACAATCAAACCATCATCCTTACGGTTTCTATCGGTTTAAGTACAGCTTTTATATGCACGTTGTTCCTTATCCAGCAGTTGCTTATCAGCCAGGTTTCGCTGTCTTCAAGCGGCAATCAAAGCAATATGATCTTGTTTGATATCCAAACCAGCCAGAAAGAAGCAATAGCTGAGCTTACAAAAAAAGAAGGTCTACCTGTATTGTCGCAGGTACCGATTATAACGATGCGGCTGGATAAAGTAAATGGGCATACAGTTGCGGAAGCTAAAAAAGACAGCAATCTGCATATATCACCGCGCGCATTTTCTTACGAGTATCGCGTCACCTATCGCGATTCGTTAACATCATCTGAACAGGTGACCAGCGGCGAGTTTATAGGAAAGGCCGAGCGGGGAAAAGACATTCCGGTATCCGCTGAAGAACGTTTTGCTAAGCGCATCAACGTAAAAGTAGGCGACAAACTAGTGTTTAATGTACAAGGTGTACAGATGCCTGCATATGTAAGCAGCATACGTAAAGTAAACTGGAATAAGATATCCACCAATTTCCAGGTAGTGTTTCCTGCCGGTGCCCTGGAAGATGCGCCTCAATTTAATGTGTTGCTTACCCATGTTCCGTCTGAAAAAGTTTCTGCGAAATATCAGCAAGCAGTGGTTCAGCGCTTTCCAAACATCTCCATGATTGATCTCGGCTTGGTGCTTACTGTTCTGGACGAGTTGCTGGACAAAATAGGCTATGTAATTAAGTTTATGAGCGGGTTCAGCATCATTACGGGCATCATCGTGCTAATATCATCTGTTCGCATCAGTAAGTACCAACGCATACAGGAAAGCGTTTTGTTGAGAACGCTGGGTGCAAGTCGAAGACAGATATTCTCTATAACCGCATTGGAGTATTTATTTTTGGGTGCTTTATCAGCATTGACAGGAGTAATTATCGCAATAGCATCAAGTTGGCTGTTAGCAAGGTATAGTTTTGATATGCCGTATAAAGTTAATTTCATGCCCGTGGCAATCATATTCTCCGCAATAACGTTATTAACGGTAATCATCGGGCTGCTTAATAGTCGTGGTATATTAAACAAGCCACCTTTAGAAATACTGCGTGCAAACGCCTAA